From a single Wenzhouxiangella sp. XN24 genomic region:
- a CDS encoding outer membrane protein assembly factor BamE: MLQPSRLFVLTVIVLLTGCAAVKDFSLRPYRMNIQQGNYLEAKDVDQLEVGMTQSQVRFLIGTPMVADPFNSARWDYVFYFKVGRSREEISSRLTVWFEDGRVSRIEREDELAEKPEPFYDA; this comes from the coding sequence ATGCTCCAGCCAAGCCGCCTTTTCGTGCTCACCGTCATCGTACTGCTGACCGGTTGCGCAGCCGTCAAGGATTTCTCGCTGCGTCCCTACCGGATGAATATCCAGCAGGGTAACTACCTCGAAGCGAAGGATGTGGACCAGCTGGAAGTGGGCATGACCCAGAGCCAGGTTCGCTTCCTGATCGGCACACCGATGGTGGCGGATCCGTTCAACAGCGCGCGCTGGGACTACGTGTTCTATTTCAAGGTGGGCCGCAGCCGCGAGGAAATCAGCAGCCGCCTGACGGTCTGGTTCGAGGATGGCCGGGTGAGCCGGATCGAGCGCGAGGACGAACTCGCGGAGAAGCCGGAACCCTTCTACGACGCCTGA
- the fur gene encoding ferric iron uptake transcriptional regulator, whose protein sequence is MESKELRKVGLKVTLPRLKILEILEANPQRHMSAEDVYKHLLDSDAEIGLATVYRVLTQFEAAGLVRRHNFEGGSAVFEMDDGAHHDHIICQQCGYVEEFVDQVIEARQDVAAAAHGFTVADHSLVIYGNCTRKNCPNLNDTD, encoded by the coding sequence ATGGAATCCAAGGAACTCAGGAAAGTCGGGCTGAAAGTCACGTTGCCACGGCTGAAGATTCTCGAGATTCTCGAGGCTAACCCCCAGCGGCACATGAGTGCCGAGGATGTCTACAAGCACTTGCTGGATTCGGATGCGGAGATCGGCCTTGCGACGGTTTATCGCGTCCTCACGCAGTTCGAGGCTGCCGGCCTGGTGCGACGACACAATTTCGAGGGCGGCAGCGCCGTCTTCGAGATGGACGACGGCGCACACCACGACCATATCATCTGCCAGCAGTGCGGCTACGTGGAGGAGTTCGTGGATCAGGTGATCGAGGCGCGCCAGGACGTGGCGGCCGCCGCCCACGGTTTCACCGTGGCCGACCATTCGCTGGTGATCTACGGCAACTGCACGCGCAAGAACTGTCCGAATCTCAACGACACCGACTGA
- the recN gene encoding DNA repair protein RecN, with protein MLSAISVRDFAIIDAVSLELGAGMTVLTGETGAGKSILVDALGLVLGDRADASAVRHGAERAEITASFELGDLPGAAAWLAEHELDADDECVLRRVIGAEGRSRAWINGSPTTLQTLRELGERLVEIHGQHEHQSLAQPAAQRELLDARLTDKEPLGQLEAAWQDWREALAERRQLEGAGREREQRLDLLRYQFRELEAFAPVAGEAGELEAEFSRLANAGRLAEGAGAALELVYEADAGAAHDAVARAAESLAELADFDARLAGPQRLLAEAEIQLAEAATELRRYLGGIEMDPARLDVVQARLEGIKALAHKHQVAPDELSGRQSDLAAEIETLEEAEVRLGRSAERLAAAEASYRQAAAKLGAARAEVAETLSTQVTALMHQLGMPGGRFVVAVEHDAEGPCAAHGLDNIEFLVSANPGQPPAPVARVASGGELSRISLAIQVAARSAQPTPVMVFDEVDAGIGGGVAEIVGRRLAELGTRAQVLCVTHLPQVASQADHHLRVAKLTDGETTRTNLKPLTEKEKVEELARMLGGVEITGTTRAHAREMRKRASRD; from the coding sequence ATGTTGTCTGCCATCTCGGTCCGCGACTTCGCGATCATCGACGCCGTATCCCTCGAGCTCGGGGCGGGAATGACCGTTTTGACCGGTGAAACCGGCGCGGGCAAGTCGATCCTGGTCGATGCGCTGGGACTGGTCCTCGGTGATCGTGCAGATGCGAGCGCCGTGCGCCATGGTGCCGAGCGGGCCGAGATCACGGCGAGCTTCGAGCTCGGTGATTTGCCCGGGGCCGCCGCCTGGCTGGCTGAGCACGAACTCGACGCGGACGACGAATGCGTCCTGCGCCGCGTGATCGGCGCGGAGGGGCGGTCCCGCGCCTGGATCAACGGCAGTCCGACGACCCTGCAGACGCTGCGCGAACTCGGTGAACGGCTGGTCGAGATCCATGGCCAGCACGAGCACCAGTCGCTGGCGCAGCCGGCCGCGCAGCGTGAGCTCCTCGATGCCCGGCTCACGGATAAGGAACCACTGGGACAACTGGAAGCAGCGTGGCAGGACTGGCGCGAGGCGCTGGCCGAACGCCGCCAGCTGGAAGGCGCCGGCCGGGAACGGGAACAACGCCTCGACCTGCTGCGTTACCAGTTCCGGGAGCTGGAGGCGTTCGCCCCGGTGGCGGGTGAAGCTGGCGAGCTGGAGGCAGAGTTCTCGCGGCTCGCCAATGCCGGCAGGCTGGCCGAAGGTGCCGGAGCCGCGCTCGAACTGGTCTACGAGGCAGATGCGGGGGCCGCCCACGACGCGGTCGCGCGCGCAGCGGAATCACTGGCGGAACTGGCCGATTTCGATGCCCGCCTGGCGGGTCCGCAGCGCCTTCTCGCCGAAGCCGAGATCCAGCTGGCCGAGGCCGCCACGGAACTGCGTCGCTACCTTGGCGGAATCGAAATGGACCCGGCACGGCTCGATGTCGTCCAGGCGCGGCTCGAAGGCATCAAGGCGCTGGCCCACAAGCACCAGGTCGCACCCGACGAGCTGTCCGGCCGCCAGTCTGACCTGGCCGCCGAGATCGAAACCCTGGAGGAGGCCGAGGTCCGCCTGGGACGCTCGGCGGAACGGCTGGCAGCGGCCGAGGCAAGCTACCGGCAGGCCGCCGCGAAACTCGGCGCGGCGCGAGCCGAAGTCGCAGAGACGCTCTCCACCCAGGTCACGGCGCTGATGCACCAGCTGGGGATGCCCGGGGGGCGATTCGTCGTGGCCGTCGAACACGACGCCGAAGGCCCGTGCGCGGCGCACGGCCTCGACAACATCGAGTTCCTGGTGAGCGCCAACCCCGGCCAGCCACCCGCGCCCGTCGCGCGGGTGGCCTCCGGCGGCGAGCTGTCACGCATCAGCCTCGCGATCCAGGTGGCGGCCAGGAGCGCCCAGCCGACGCCCGTGATGGTGTTCGACGAGGTCGATGCAGGCATCGGCGGTGGCGTGGCGGAAATCGTCGGCCGCCGGCTTGCCGAGCTTGGTACACGCGCCCAGGTACTGTGCGTTACGCATCTCCCGCAGGTCGCGAGCCAGGCGGATCACCACCTCAGGGTGGCCAAGTTGACTGATGGGGAGACCACCAGAACGAACCTCAAACCATTGACGGAAAAAGAAAAGGTGGAAGAGCTCGCGCGCATGCTGGGCGGGGTCGAGATCACCGGCACGACGCGCGCTCACGCCCGGGAAATGCGTAAGCGGGCCAGCCGTGACTGA
- the hrcA gene encoding heat-inducible transcriptional repressor HrcA, with protein sequence MSNRSVEAELSDRARHLLKVLVERYIRDGQPVGSRTLSKDSGLDLSPATIRNVMADLEEMGLVVAPHTSAGRVPTPKGIRLFVDALLKVQPLSDAAIRRLQAEMDAVRTGDGDMVGSASSLLSALTRMAGVVTVPRRSHSSLRQIEFLPLSDRRVLAILVIDEKEVQNRIIHMDRDYSSDELREAANYLNEQFAGQSLTSVREKLLAELADTRETMNSMMVGAISMARQAFETVKDPAQGFVLAGETNLMQFAELSNVERLRSLFEAFAKQRDILHLLDQCLAAESLQIFIGEESGYRILESVSVVASPYSVGDEVVGVLGVIGPTRMAYDRIIPIVDITARLLGSALNSRD encoded by the coding sequence ATGTCCAATCGATCGGTTGAGGCGGAACTGTCGGATCGTGCCCGGCACCTGCTCAAGGTGCTGGTGGAGCGCTATATCCGCGACGGCCAGCCGGTCGGCTCGCGGACCCTGTCGAAGGACTCCGGTCTCGACCTGTCGCCCGCCACGATCCGCAACGTGATGGCGGACCTGGAGGAAATGGGTCTTGTCGTGGCGCCGCACACCTCCGCCGGACGCGTGCCGACCCCGAAAGGAATCCGGCTGTTCGTCGATGCGCTGTTGAAGGTGCAGCCGCTGTCCGATGCCGCAATTCGCCGTCTCCAGGCGGAGATGGACGCGGTACGCACGGGTGACGGTGACATGGTGGGTTCGGCCTCGTCGTTGCTCTCGGCCCTCACACGGATGGCCGGCGTGGTGACGGTACCGCGCCGCAGCCACTCCTCGTTGCGCCAGATCGAGTTCCTGCCGCTGTCGGATCGCCGGGTGCTCGCCATCCTGGTCATCGACGAGAAAGAGGTGCAGAACCGCATCATTCACATGGACCGGGACTACAGCAGCGACGAGTTGCGCGAGGCGGCGAATTATCTCAATGAGCAGTTTGCCGGCCAGTCGCTGACCAGCGTCCGGGAGAAACTGCTTGCCGAGCTCGCCGATACCCGCGAAACCATGAACAGCATGATGGTCGGTGCGATCAGCATGGCGCGCCAGGCTTTCGAGACGGTCAAGGATCCCGCCCAGGGCTTCGTGCTGGCCGGCGAGACCAACCTGATGCAGTTCGCGGAACTGTCGAACGTCGAGCGGCTCCGCAGCCTGTTCGAGGCCTTCGCCAAGCAGCGCGACATCCTGCATCTGCTGGACCAGTGCCTGGCGGCGGAAAGCCTGCAGATTTTCATCGGCGAGGAATCCGGCTACCGCATCCTGGAATCGGTCAGCGTGGTCGCCAGCCCGTACTCGGTAGGCGACGAGGTCGTGGGCGTGCTCGGGGTGATCGGACCGACCCGCATGGCGTATGACCGGATCATCCCGATCGTCGACATCACGGCGCGGCTGCTGGGGTCGGCCTTGAATTCCCGGGACTAG
- the grpE gene encoding nucleotide exchange factor GrpE — protein MGETDRDTAAAGPGAAAEGAEGSEQRQAGEPDLSIEARLERAENAAADFREQFLRTAAELENVRRRAARDVESARRYGVERFAREMLAVVDSLEIGLESARGAGESGAVAEGMDATLRLLVSALEKFDVTPIEALGAPFDPDAHEAIMTQPSSEAEPDTVIGVIQQGFRIHDRLLRPARVIVARAPDA, from the coding sequence ATGGGCGAGACGGACAGGGATACGGCGGCGGCCGGCCCGGGCGCGGCGGCCGAGGGCGCTGAGGGGTCGGAACAGCGACAGGCCGGCGAGCCTGACCTGAGCATCGAGGCACGCCTCGAGCGGGCCGAAAACGCGGCCGCGGATTTCCGTGAGCAGTTCCTGCGCACCGCCGCCGAACTGGAAAACGTCCGACGTCGCGCGGCGCGGGACGTCGAAAGCGCCCGGCGATACGGCGTCGAGCGCTTCGCCCGGGAAATGCTGGCCGTCGTGGACAGTCTCGAGATCGGGCTCGAGTCCGCGCGCGGCGCGGGGGAGAGCGGTGCCGTGGCCGAGGGCATGGATGCCACGTTGCGGCTGCTGGTTTCGGCGCTGGAGAAATTCGACGTGACCCCGATCGAGGCACTCGGCGCGCCCTTCGACCCGGATGCACACGAGGCGATCATGACCCAGCCCTCGTCGGAGGCCGAGCCGGATACGGTCATCGGCGTGATCCAGCAGGGTTTCCGGATCCACGACCGGCTGTTGCGCCCGGCGCGGGTGATCGTGGCGCGCGCGCCCGACGCCTGA
- a CDS encoding RnfH family protein, whose translation MTGPDETIEVEVAYARPERQLILAVEVPRGTSAAEAVRLSGIEEKFPEIDLGSQRLGIFGKLCKADRELNPGDRVEIYRPLLADPRAARRELAAAGKSMGKGGRDEPAER comes from the coding sequence ATGACCGGCCCGGACGAGACCATCGAGGTCGAAGTGGCTTACGCCCGGCCCGAGCGACAGTTGATCCTGGCGGTCGAGGTGCCGCGGGGGACCAGTGCCGCGGAGGCAGTGCGGCTGTCGGGCATCGAGGAGAAGTTTCCCGAGATCGACCTCGGCTCGCAGCGGCTGGGCATCTTCGGCAAGTTGTGCAAGGCGGACAGGGAGCTCAATCCCGGCGACCGGGTCGAAATTTACCGGCCCTTGCTTGCCGATCCACGGGCTGCGCGGCGCGAGCTGGCGGCGGCCGGCAAGAGCATGGGCAAGGGTGGTCGCGACGAACCTGCAGAGCGCTAG
- a CDS encoding NAD(+) kinase — protein sequence MSRRFQTIALTGKHRDPRVGDSMLILARHLAAKGTRVLLDPAVHPDFPAGDTEPLPEGEWSDVAELVVAIGGDGTMLYASRLVAGKDVPLLGINRGRLGFLADITPGEMLRRLDEVLGGDFEEEHRLMLEAVVANGEDTPRRALALNDVVLQKRDTGRMLDFENWIDGVYVNTHGGDGLVIATPTGSTAYALSGGGPIIHPSLEAITLVPICPHTLSDRPIVIRNDARIEVRVLERPDTRAEVSCDGQPLGELTAGQRLLVRAAEERVVLIHPRGYDYFRLLRSKLHWGRGSQSRYDGVGEG from the coding sequence ATGAGTCGACGATTCCAGACGATCGCACTGACAGGAAAACACCGGGACCCGCGCGTCGGAGACTCGATGCTGATACTTGCGCGGCACCTTGCCGCGAAAGGCACCAGGGTATTGCTCGATCCGGCAGTGCATCCGGATTTTCCTGCCGGCGACACCGAGCCCCTGCCCGAGGGCGAGTGGTCCGACGTGGCCGAACTCGTCGTCGCCATCGGGGGCGACGGCACCATGCTCTACGCCTCCCGGCTGGTGGCAGGCAAAGACGTGCCGCTGCTCGGCATCAACCGCGGCCGACTGGGGTTTCTCGCCGATATCACGCCGGGCGAGATGCTGCGCCGGTTGGACGAGGTGCTCGGCGGGGACTTCGAGGAGGAACACCGCCTGATGCTCGAGGCCGTCGTCGCCAACGGTGAGGACACCCCGCGACGCGCCCTGGCGCTCAACGACGTCGTGCTGCAGAAACGCGACACGGGACGCATGCTGGATTTCGAAAACTGGATCGACGGCGTCTACGTCAACACCCACGGCGGTGACGGGCTCGTCATCGCCACACCGACCGGCTCCACCGCGTATGCGCTGTCCGGCGGCGGCCCGATCATCCACCCCTCGCTCGAAGCCATCACGCTCGTGCCGATCTGCCCGCATACCCTCTCGGACCGCCCCATCGTGATCCGCAACGATGCACGCATCGAGGTCCGCGTACTGGAGCGCCCCGACACGCGCGCCGAAGTCTCCTGCGACGGCCAGCCGCTCGGCGAACTGACGGCCGGACAACGCCTGCTGGTGCGGGCGGCCGAGGAACGCGTGGTGCTCATCCACCCGCGCGGGTACGATTACTTTCGCCTGCTGCGCTCCAAGCTCCACTGGGGACGCGGCAGCCAGAGCCGTTACGACGGCGTCGGCGAAGGCTGA